In one Nocardia tengchongensis genomic region, the following are encoded:
- a CDS encoding type III PLP-dependent enzyme — MPESPCLVVDLNRVRANYRALQAALPAARIRFAVKASPLPEIIRLLNDEGAEFDVASVGEIELCLAQDVDPAVMCYGNPIKKASQIATAYAAGVRRYAFDTEADLERIAEHAPGSEVECRFLSSAPQSQTPFGTKFGCAPGEAARLLVRAHDLGLRVVGPYFHVGSQQLDPKAWGIGIEQAGAIAEALAVKDIPVTAVNIGGGLPISYVDPAPGVSELGAAIADAAARYLPEHTALVVEPGRALVGNTGVIHAEVVNVRRAPDGRRWVYLDIGRYNGMAETENEYIAYRFETDRDTDPKDEAVVAGPTCDGDDVLYQRTRVLLPTTLQAGDPVRILETGAYTASYSSVSFNGFPPLTVHVTGAERE, encoded by the coding sequence CTGCCCGAGTCGCCCTGTCTGGTCGTCGACCTGAACCGGGTGCGCGCGAACTACCGCGCACTGCAAGCCGCCCTGCCCGCGGCGCGAATTCGCTTCGCCGTCAAGGCGAGTCCGCTACCGGAGATCATCCGGCTGCTGAATGACGAGGGCGCCGAGTTCGACGTCGCCAGCGTCGGCGAGATCGAACTCTGCCTCGCACAGGACGTCGATCCGGCCGTCATGTGCTACGGCAATCCGATCAAGAAGGCCTCGCAGATCGCCACCGCCTACGCGGCGGGTGTGCGGCGCTACGCCTTCGACACCGAGGCCGACCTGGAACGCATCGCCGAGCATGCGCCGGGCTCGGAGGTCGAGTGCCGGTTCCTGTCGTCGGCCCCGCAGTCGCAGACGCCGTTCGGGACCAAGTTCGGCTGCGCGCCGGGCGAGGCCGCCCGGCTGCTGGTGCGGGCGCACGATCTGGGCCTGCGGGTGGTCGGCCCCTACTTCCACGTCGGCTCGCAGCAGCTCGACCCGAAGGCCTGGGGCATCGGGATCGAGCAGGCCGGAGCCATCGCGGAAGCGCTGGCGGTCAAGGACATTCCGGTCACTGCGGTGAATATCGGTGGGGGACTGCCGATTTCGTATGTCGATCCGGCTCCGGGGGTCTCGGAGCTGGGTGCGGCGATCGCCGATGCGGCGGCCCGCTATCTCCCGGAACACACCGCGCTCGTCGTGGAACCCGGTCGCGCCCTGGTGGGCAACACCGGTGTGATTCACGCCGAAGTGGTGAATGTTCGCAGAGCGCCGGACGGGCGGCGCTGGGTATACCTCGACATCGGCCGCTATAACGGCATGGCCGAAACCGAGAACGAGTACATCGCCTACCGATTCGAAACCGATCGGGACACGGATCCGAAGGACGAGGCAGTGGTTGCCGGTCCTACGTGTGACGGCGACGATGTACTCTATCAACGCACGCGTGTCCTCCTTCCGACCACGTTGCAAGCCGGTGATCCCGTTCGGATCCTCGAAACCGGCGCCTATACGGCGAGCTATTCGTCGGTGTCCTTCAACGGTTTTCCGCCACTGACAGTCCATGTCACTGGCGCTGAGCGAGAGTGA
- a CDS encoding spermidine synthase: MIARTEQGISLFSDDDRQSTEFSQLTYHEAMLVPGYALAAKLDKVLIIGSGEGVASQMSVAAGASLVDHVDIDQLEVELCAEHLPYGYSQADLAEAVAQTGPIKMHYADGWDFLAKAEAAGVRYDMICIDLPDERVEDAQHNRLYEDDFLNRCKALLAEGGVLAAQAGCQTMWRNETLKRSWTRFHNLFETVVPYVSDEHEWTFIFGTRRRSRIRSRR, encoded by the coding sequence GTGATCGCGCGGACCGAGCAGGGCATCTCCCTGTTCTCCGACGACGACCGCCAGTCCACCGAGTTCTCGCAGCTCACCTACCACGAGGCCATGCTGGTCCCGGGGTACGCGCTGGCCGCGAAGCTGGACAAGGTGCTGATCATCGGTTCCGGTGAGGGTGTCGCCTCGCAGATGTCGGTGGCCGCGGGCGCCTCGCTCGTCGATCACGTCGACATCGACCAGCTGGAGGTGGAGCTGTGCGCCGAGCACCTCCCCTACGGCTACAGCCAGGCCGATCTGGCCGAGGCGGTCGCGCAGACCGGCCCGATCAAGATGCACTACGCCGACGGCTGGGACTTCCTGGCCAAGGCCGAGGCCGCGGGCGTGCGCTACGACATGATCTGCATCGACCTGCCCGACGAGCGGGTCGAGGACGCGCAGCACAACCGCCTCTACGAGGACGACTTCCTCAACCGCTGCAAGGCGCTGCTGGCCGAGGGCGGCGTGCTCGCCGCGCAGGCCGGCTGTCAGACCATGTGGCGCAACGAGACCCTGAAGCGTTCGTGGACCCGTTTCCACAACCTGTTCGAGACCGTCGTGCCCTACGTCAGCGACGAGCACGAGTGGACGTTCATCTTCGGTACCCGAAGGCGATCGCGGATCCGGTCGCGAAGATGA
- a CDS encoding beta-ketoacyl-ACP synthase III — MPALIATASPVAHAALLGLGVYRPRRVVPNAEIVDRINSSDEWIRTRSGIEARHWADDDETIVGMSAAAARDALAAAGITADQIDAVILATSSQMVLGPSAGAVVATELGMHDTAAFDVSAGCAGFCYALANGANLVRAGQARHVLVIGVERLSDLLDQDDRTCAFIFADGAGAVVVGASDVEGIGPVAWGSDGSQTAAIKQDKDFKTYFAEVAAAEATGGTTERPYIRMNGAAVFRWAVTFLEKACREALDQAGVGVEDLDAFVPHQANGRITDALVRTLHMPENIAVARDIAEAGNTSAASIPMAMEQLLRSGASKPGDTALLLGFGAGLAYAGQVVTPPPDRVTIGPRTTKSVV; from the coding sequence ATGCCAGCCCTGATCGCCACCGCCTCCCCGGTAGCCCACGCCGCCCTGCTCGGCCTGGGCGTGTACCGGCCACGCCGGGTGGTCCCCAACGCCGAGATCGTCGACCGCATCAACTCCTCCGACGAATGGATCCGGACCCGCTCCGGCATCGAAGCCCGACATTGGGCCGATGACGACGAGACCATCGTCGGCATGAGCGCCGCCGCCGCCCGCGACGCGCTCGCCGCCGCCGGAATCACCGCCGACCAGATCGACGCGGTCATCCTGGCCACGTCCTCGCAGATGGTGCTCGGCCCGTCGGCCGGCGCGGTGGTCGCCACCGAACTCGGCATGCACGACACCGCCGCCTTCGACGTCTCGGCCGGCTGCGCGGGCTTCTGCTACGCCCTGGCCAACGGCGCCAACCTGGTGCGCGCCGGGCAGGCCCGCCACGTGCTGGTCATCGGCGTCGAGCGGCTCTCGGACCTGCTCGACCAGGACGACCGCACCTGCGCGTTCATCTTCGCCGACGGTGCGGGCGCGGTCGTGGTGGGCGCCTCGGACGTCGAGGGCATCGGCCCGGTGGCCTGGGGCTCGGACGGCAGCCAGACCGCGGCGATCAAGCAGGACAAGGACTTCAAGACCTACTTCGCCGAGGTGGCGGCGGCCGAGGCCACCGGCGGCACCACCGAGCGGCCCTACATCCGGATGAACGGCGCGGCCGTATTCCGCTGGGCCGTCACGTTCTTGGAGAAGGCCTGCCGCGAGGCGCTCGATCAGGCGGGCGTCGGCGTCGAGGATCTGGACGCCTTCGTGCCGCACCAGGCCAACGGCCGCATCACCGACGCGCTGGTGCGCACGCTGCACATGCCCGAAAACATCGCTGTCGCAAGGGACATCGCGGAAGCGGGCAATACCAGCGCCGCGTCGATCCCGATGGCGATGGAGCAGCTGCTGCGCTCGGGCGCGTCCAAGCCCGGCGACACGGCGCTGCTGCTGGGGTTCGGCGCGGGGCTGGCCTACGCCGGTCAGGTGGTCACACCTCCCCCCGATCGCGTGACGATCGGCCCTCGCACAACGAAATCCGTTGTCTGA
- the speD gene encoding adenosylmethionine decarboxylase, whose translation MITAEFTGWHVLAEFGGVDAGLCDDLERLETALRKSLVAAGVTICDVVRKKFEPQGVTILALLAESHASIHTYPESGDIFVDVFTCGSIGSGATKAVELLQQELSPGSVNIEVIQRGHTARRIHEPVGEGLTRVWNTTETIVDTNTPTSTW comes from the coding sequence ATGATCACGGCAGAATTCACCGGCTGGCACGTGCTGGCCGAGTTCGGTGGTGTCGACGCTGGTCTCTGCGACGACCTCGAACGACTCGAAACCGCGCTTCGAAAATCGTTGGTCGCCGCGGGGGTGACCATCTGCGATGTCGTGCGGAAGAAGTTCGAGCCGCAGGGTGTCACCATCCTGGCCCTGCTCGCCGAGTCGCATGCCTCGATCCACACCTACCCTGAGTCCGGCGACATCTTCGTCGACGTATTCACTTGCGGCAGCATCGGTTCCGGCGCCACCAAGGCCGTCGAACTGCTGCAGCAGGAGCTGTCCCCGGGTTCGGTGAACATCGAGGTCATCCAGCGCGGCCACACCGCCCGCCGGATCCACGAGCCGGTCGGCGAGGGTCTGACCCGGGTGTGGAACACGACGGAAACCATCGTCGACACCAACACCCCTACCAGCACATGGTGA